One window from the genome of Micromonospora aurantiaca ATCC 27029 encodes:
- a CDS encoding DNA repair helicase XPB codes for MSGGPLIVQSDKTLLLEVDHPDAQACRMAIAPFAELERSPEHVHTYRLTPLGLWNARAAGHDAEGVVDSLIKYSRYPVPHGLLVDVAETMDRYGRLQLANDPVHGLVLRALDRVVLIEVAKSKKLAGMLGAKLDDDTVAVHPSERGRLKQALLKLGWPAEDLAGYVDGEAHPIELAESGKDGGKPWTLRSYQREAVEAFWAGGSGVVVLPCGAGKTLVGAAAMAEAKATTLILVTNTVAGRQWKRELIARTSLTEEEIGEYSGERKEIRPVTIATYQVLTSRRGGAFTHLDLFGARDWGLVVYDEVHLLPAPIFRFTADLQARRRLGLTATLVREDGREGDVFSLIGPKRYDAPWKDIEQQGWIAPAECTEVRVTLTDAERLAYATAEAEERYRMAATARTKLPVVRALVDRHPSEQVLVIGGFLDQLHQLGEYLDAPIVQGSTTNKERERLFDAFRSGEIRTLVISKVGNFSIDLPEAAVAIQVSGTFGSRQEEAQRLGRVLRPKADGRQAHFYTVVSRDTIDTEYAAHRQRFLAEQGYAYTIVDADDVLGPSLPTVD; via the coding sequence GTGAGCGGTGGACCACTGATCGTGCAGTCGGACAAGACGCTGCTGCTGGAGGTGGATCACCCCGACGCGCAGGCGTGCCGGATGGCGATCGCGCCGTTCGCCGAGCTGGAACGCTCCCCCGAGCACGTGCACACCTACCGGCTCACGCCGCTTGGCCTGTGGAACGCCCGGGCCGCCGGCCACGACGCCGAGGGCGTGGTCGACTCGCTGATCAAGTATTCGCGCTACCCGGTGCCGCACGGACTGCTCGTCGACGTGGCCGAGACGATGGACCGGTACGGCCGGCTCCAGCTCGCCAACGACCCGGTGCACGGCCTGGTGCTGCGCGCGCTCGACCGGGTGGTGCTGATCGAGGTCGCCAAGAGCAAGAAGCTCGCCGGCATGCTCGGCGCGAAGCTCGACGACGACACCGTCGCGGTGCACCCGTCCGAGCGGGGGCGGCTCAAGCAGGCGCTGCTCAAGCTGGGCTGGCCGGCCGAGGACCTCGCCGGGTACGTGGACGGCGAGGCGCACCCGATCGAGCTGGCCGAGTCCGGCAAGGACGGCGGCAAGCCGTGGACGCTGCGGTCGTACCAGCGGGAGGCGGTCGAGGCGTTCTGGGCCGGCGGGTCCGGCGTGGTGGTGCTGCCCTGCGGCGCCGGCAAGACGCTCGTCGGGGCGGCGGCGATGGCCGAGGCGAAGGCGACCACGCTGATCCTGGTCACCAACACGGTGGCGGGACGGCAGTGGAAGCGGGAGCTGATCGCCCGCACGTCGCTGACCGAGGAGGAGATCGGCGAGTACTCGGGCGAGCGCAAGGAGATCCGCCCGGTCACCATCGCCACGTACCAGGTGCTCACCTCACGGCGCGGCGGCGCGTTCACCCACCTGGACCTGTTCGGCGCCCGCGACTGGGGCCTGGTCGTCTACGACGAGGTGCATCTGCTGCCCGCGCCGATCTTCCGCTTCACGGCGGACCTCCAGGCCCGTCGCCGGCTCGGCCTCACCGCGACTCTGGTACGCGAGGACGGCCGCGAGGGCGACGTGTTCAGCCTGATCGGCCCGAAGCGGTACGACGCGCCGTGGAAGGACATCGAGCAGCAGGGCTGGATCGCCCCGGCGGAGTGCACCGAGGTACGGGTGACGCTCACCGACGCCGAGCGGCTGGCGTACGCGACGGCGGAGGCCGAGGAGCGCTACCGGATGGCGGCGACCGCCCGCACGAAGCTGCCCGTGGTGCGGGCCCTGGTGGACCGGCACCCGTCCGAGCAGGTCCTCGTCATCGGTGGGTTCCTCGACCAGCTGCACCAGCTCGGCGAATACCTGGACGCGCCGATCGTGCAGGGCTCCACAACGAACAAGGAGCGCGAGCGGCTGTTCGACGCGTTCCGCTCCGGCGAGATCCGCACCCTGGTCATCTCCAAGGTCGGGAACTTCTCCATCGACCTGCCGGAGGCGGCGGTGGCGATCCAGGTGTCCGGCACGTTCGGCTCCCGGCAGGAGGAGGCGCAACGGCTGGGCCGGGTGCTGCGCCCGAAGGCCGACGGCCGGCAGGCGCACTTCTACACGGTGGTCTCCCGGGACACCATCGACACCGAGTACGCCGCGCACCGGCAGCGGTTCCTGGCCGAGCAGGGGTACGCGTACACCATCGTGGACGCCGACGACGTGCTCGGGCCGTCGCTGCCCACAGTCGACTGA
- a CDS encoding L,D-transpeptidase family protein, whose product MQRVRFLARVTALAVVVLVGVGACALDPQAEGAGGSTPGPVGLTEGASGASASPTPEQPVTSPSAQPSRTASPKPSRSPGATKTTKPEPKPSASAGCPQGEHQRAVETYLTRLGGFGTLTVDGEQSAADCAAIKKFQIRYGISPSSGRAGPTTYDVAKRLAATDTARCKAGSRLTFCVDLTRQTVWAMRGGKVVMGPTVTRTGMSGYATPAGTYSVGRKNPREWSNPYEVWLPYWQQFNGGIGFHETTTYLHNGAIGSHGCVNLLHRDAVRLWELGSVGTRVVVIGRRPGT is encoded by the coding sequence ATGCAGCGTGTCCGGTTTCTCGCCCGGGTCACCGCCCTGGCGGTGGTCGTGCTGGTCGGTGTCGGCGCCTGTGCGCTCGATCCGCAGGCGGAAGGCGCCGGGGGGAGCACCCCCGGCCCGGTCGGGCTGACGGAGGGAGCATCGGGGGCGAGCGCGTCGCCCACGCCGGAACAGCCGGTCACGTCCCCGTCGGCGCAGCCGAGCCGGACGGCCTCGCCGAAACCCTCCCGGTCGCCCGGGGCGACGAAGACGACGAAGCCCGAGCCGAAGCCGAGCGCGTCCGCCGGGTGCCCGCAGGGGGAGCACCAGCGGGCCGTGGAGACCTACCTGACCCGGCTGGGCGGCTTCGGGACGCTGACCGTGGACGGCGAGCAGTCCGCCGCCGACTGCGCCGCGATCAAGAAGTTCCAGATCCGGTACGGGATCAGCCCGTCCTCCGGCCGCGCCGGCCCCACCACGTACGACGTGGCGAAGCGGCTCGCCGCCACCGACACCGCAAGGTGCAAGGCGGGTTCCCGGCTCACCTTCTGCGTCGACCTGACCCGGCAGACGGTCTGGGCGATGCGCGGCGGGAAGGTGGTGATGGGACCGACAGTCACCCGCACCGGCATGTCCGGCTACGCCACCCCCGCCGGCACGTACTCGGTGGGCCGGAAGAACCCGCGCGAGTGGTCCAACCCGTACGAGGTGTGGCTGCCGTACTGGCAGCAGTTCAACGGCGGGATCGGCTTCCACGAGACCACCACCTACCTGCACAACGGCGCGATCGGTTCGCACGGCTGCGTGAACCTGCTGCACCGTGACGCGGTACGCCTGTGGGAGCTGGGCTCGGTCGGCACCCGCGTGGTCGTGATCGGCCGCCGCCCCGGCACCTGA
- a CDS encoding helicase-associated domain-containing protein: MTTSLADHLRALPDESLAALLQLRPDLVVPVPADVSALALRAQSRVSVARALDGLDQFTLQILDAARLTRGPEGATSTDQILAMATAGPQPPAPTAVRAAVDRLRARFLLYGPEHDLCVAGGIDEVSPYPAGLGRPAAELDPRAAALCADPARLRRTLLSAPPSARAVLDRLAAGPPVGTVAPGALEAPATGAEDVLPPDLVNGGAPTGSPIRWLVEHRLLVRMSGGRNGTVELPREVGLVLRRDAGPLGPLRTSPPVVSGPPREVKSVDSAGAGQTMEVVRHTEAMLEALTAEPAPVLRSGGVGVRDLRRLARGLGLDEPTTALLFEVAYAAGLTGEMELTGAATTRYGGDQQILPTGGYEVWRAVSLAQRWEQLARAWMSMPRQAGLIGQRDDRDRPISVLSAEAERAGAPAARRAVLAVLADLPPGTAPTTDEVLELLDWRAPRRARGRETAHREVLAEAATLGVTGLNALTSYGRLLLAELTEADERGDDPLGLRSDAESGDASTTVRALDGLLPAPVDHVLVQADLTVVVPGPPDPALAAELDVVAEHESAGGASVHRVTTASIRRALDAGYTADDLHALFRRRSRTPVPQGLTYLVDDAARKHGGLRVGSAGAYVRSDDETLLSEVQADRRLEPLAFRRLAPTVLVTPYQVNRMLTALRDAGYAPVPEDASGATVLARPKTRRAPARTAIGRAVDPLATPKLPMPRLLGVVEQIRRGEAAARAARRAPAVVRGAPAAGGPAPVSGHGDALAVLQQAVRDKALVWVGYVDAHGATASRLVRPVSIGAGYLRAEDDRTEMLHTFALHRITAAVLEE, from the coding sequence ATGACCACCTCACTCGCCGACCACCTGCGGGCCCTCCCCGACGAGTCGCTTGCCGCCCTGCTCCAGCTGCGGCCGGACCTCGTCGTGCCGGTGCCGGCCGACGTGTCCGCCCTCGCCCTGCGCGCCCAGTCCCGGGTCTCCGTGGCCCGGGCGCTCGACGGGCTGGACCAGTTCACCCTCCAGATCCTCGACGCCGCCCGGCTCACCCGCGGTCCCGAGGGCGCCACCTCCACCGACCAGATCCTCGCCATGGCCACCGCCGGGCCGCAGCCGCCCGCCCCGACAGCGGTCCGCGCCGCCGTCGACCGGCTCCGGGCCCGGTTCCTGCTGTACGGCCCCGAGCACGACCTGTGCGTGGCCGGCGGCATCGACGAGGTGTCCCCGTACCCGGCGGGGCTGGGCCGGCCGGCGGCGGAGCTGGACCCGCGCGCGGCGGCGCTCTGCGCGGACCCGGCGAGACTGCGGCGGACGCTGCTGTCCGCGCCGCCCTCGGCCCGCGCGGTCCTGGACCGGCTCGCCGCCGGGCCGCCGGTCGGGACCGTGGCCCCCGGCGCGCTGGAGGCCCCCGCCACCGGCGCCGAGGACGTGCTCCCGCCCGACCTGGTGAACGGCGGCGCGCCGACCGGCTCGCCGATCCGCTGGCTGGTCGAGCACCGGCTCCTGGTCCGGATGTCCGGCGGCCGCAACGGCACCGTCGAGCTGCCCCGCGAGGTGGGGCTGGTGCTGCGCCGCGACGCCGGTCCGCTCGGCCCGCTGCGCACCAGCCCGCCGGTGGTGTCCGGCCCGCCGCGCGAGGTGAAGTCCGTCGACTCGGCCGGCGCCGGGCAGACCATGGAGGTGGTCCGGCACACCGAGGCGATGCTGGAGGCGCTGACCGCCGAACCGGCACCGGTCCTGCGCTCCGGCGGCGTCGGCGTACGGGACCTGCGGCGGCTCGCCCGTGGCCTCGGGCTGGACGAGCCGACCACCGCGCTGCTGTTCGAGGTGGCGTACGCGGCCGGACTGACCGGCGAGATGGAGCTGACCGGCGCGGCCACCACCCGGTACGGCGGCGACCAGCAGATCCTGCCCACCGGCGGATACGAGGTGTGGCGCGCGGTGTCGCTGGCCCAGCGCTGGGAGCAGCTCGCCCGCGCCTGGATGTCGATGCCCCGCCAGGCCGGCCTGATCGGGCAGCGCGACGACCGGGACCGGCCCATCTCGGTGCTCTCCGCCGAGGCGGAACGAGCAGGGGCGCCGGCCGCCCGGCGTGCGGTGCTCGCCGTGCTGGCCGACCTGCCACCCGGCACCGCCCCGACCACCGACGAGGTGCTGGAACTGCTGGACTGGCGCGCGCCGCGGCGGGCCCGGGGGCGGGAGACGGCGCACCGGGAGGTGCTCGCCGAGGCCGCCACGCTGGGCGTGACCGGGCTCAATGCGCTCACCTCGTACGGGCGGCTGCTGCTCGCCGAGCTGACCGAGGCCGACGAGCGCGGTGACGACCCGCTCGGGCTGCGCTCCGACGCCGAGTCGGGCGACGCGTCGACGACAGTACGGGCGCTGGACGGGCTGCTGCCCGCCCCGGTCGACCACGTGCTGGTGCAGGCCGACCTGACAGTGGTGGTGCCCGGCCCGCCCGACCCGGCGCTCGCCGCCGAACTGGACGTGGTGGCCGAGCACGAGTCGGCGGGCGGAGCCAGCGTGCACCGGGTCACCACGGCGAGCATCAGGCGGGCGCTCGACGCCGGCTACACCGCCGACGACCTGCACGCGCTGTTCCGCCGCCGCTCGCGTACCCCGGTGCCGCAGGGCCTGACCTATCTGGTCGACGACGCGGCCCGCAAGCACGGCGGGCTGCGCGTCGGGTCGGCCGGCGCGTACGTGCGCAGCGACGACGAGACGCTGCTCAGCGAGGTGCAGGCGGACCGGCGACTGGAGCCGCTGGCGTTCCGCCGGCTCGCGCCCACGGTGCTGGTCACCCCGTACCAGGTCAACCGGATGCTCACCGCGCTGCGCGACGCCGGGTACGCCCCGGTGCCGGAGGACGCCAGCGGAGCGACTGTGCTGGCGCGGCCGAAGACCCGGCGGGCGCCGGCGCGTACCGCGATCGGCCGTGCGGTCGACCCGCTCGCCACGCCGAAGCTGCCGATGCCCCGCCTGCTCGGCGTGGTGGAGCAGATCCGCCGGGGCGAGGCGGCGGCCCGGGCGGCGCGGCGGGCCCCGGCGGTGGTCCGCGGCGCCCCGGCGGCCGGCGGTCCCGCGCCCGTGTCCGGGCACGGCGACGCGCTGGCGGTGCTCCAGCAGGCGGTACGGGACAAGGCGCTGGTCTGGGTCGGCTACGTCGACGCGCACGGGGCGACCGCGTCCCGGCTGGTCCGGCCGGTGTCGATCGGCGCCGGCTACCTGCGCGCCGAGGACGACCGGACGGAGATGCTGCACACGTTCGCGCTGCACCGGATCACTGCGGCGGTGCTGGAGGAGTGA
- a CDS encoding HAD family hydrolase — MSPLMVGFDLDMTLVDSRPGIAAAFRALTARTGVHVDGELAVSRLGPPLRTELAHWFPPERVEEAVTLYRELYPAYAITPTVPMPGAEAALRAVQARGGRTMVVTAKMGRLAKLHLDHLGLPVDELAGDVFAEQKAVALREHGATLYVGDHVADMAAARAAGIPGVAVATGPCSADELTEAGAYLVLDDLVEFPRALDRIIGLALEG, encoded by the coding sequence ATGTCTCCGCTGATGGTCGGCTTCGACCTCGACATGACCCTGGTCGACTCCCGGCCCGGGATCGCCGCCGCGTTCCGGGCGCTTACCGCGCGCACGGGCGTGCACGTGGACGGGGAACTGGCCGTCTCCCGGCTGGGCCCGCCGCTGCGTACCGAGCTGGCGCACTGGTTCCCGCCGGAGCGCGTCGAGGAGGCGGTGACGCTCTACCGGGAGCTGTATCCGGCGTACGCGATCACGCCGACCGTGCCGATGCCGGGTGCGGAGGCCGCGCTGCGCGCGGTGCAGGCGCGCGGCGGGCGGACGATGGTGGTGACCGCGAAGATGGGCCGGCTGGCGAAGCTGCACCTGGACCACCTCGGGCTACCGGTGGACGAGCTGGCCGGGGACGTGTTCGCCGAGCAGAAGGCGGTCGCGTTGCGCGAGCACGGCGCGACGCTCTACGTGGGCGACCACGTGGCCGACATGGCCGCCGCGCGAGCCGCGGGAATCCCGGGCGTGGCAGTGGCGACCGGCCCGTGCTCGGCCGACGAACTGACCGAGGCCGGGGCGTACCTGGTGCTTGATGATCTCGTCGAATTCCCGAGGGCGCTGGACCGGATCATCGGGCTAGCCTTGGAGGGGTAG
- a CDS encoding cold-shock protein, with protein sequence MPTGRVKWYDAAKGYGFVTSDEGGDVFLPKGALPAGVADLKGGQRVDFSVVDSRRGAQAMGVKLLEAPPSVAELRRRPAEELHGLVEDMIKVLEAKVQPDLRRGRFPDRKTAQKIAQLVHAVARELEV encoded by the coding sequence GTGCCGACGGGTCGAGTGAAGTGGTACGACGCCGCCAAGGGGTACGGGTTCGTCACCAGTGACGAGGGTGGCGACGTGTTCCTGCCGAAGGGCGCGCTACCGGCGGGTGTCGCCGACCTGAAGGGTGGCCAGCGGGTCGATTTCAGCGTGGTCGACAGCCGGCGGGGCGCCCAGGCGATGGGGGTCAAGCTGCTGGAGGCGCCGCCGTCCGTGGCGGAGCTGCGCCGCCGGCCGGCCGAGGAACTCCACGGCCTGGTCGAAGACATGATCAAGGTGCTGGAGGCGAAGGTCCAGCCGGACCTGCGCCGGGGTCGCTTCCCGGATCGGAAGACCGCGCAGAAGATCGCTCAGCTGGTCCACGCGGTGGCGCGCGAGCTGGAGGTCTGA
- a CDS encoding 1,4-dihydroxy-6-naphthoate synthase, translating to MALSLAISPCPNDTFVFDALVHGRVPGAPAVEVTYADVDVTNTAAERGAFDLVKVSYAALPWLLDDYHLLPCGGALGRGCGPLVLTRGDRTDLSGATVAVPGERTTAYLLFRLWAADQAPARIEVVPFHEIMPGVAAGRYDAGLVIHEARFTYPRHGLTALVDLGEWWEGDTGLPIPLGAILARRGAVDPVDAAAWIRESVRQAWADPEASREYVLTHAQEMEPDVVDRHIGLYVNEFTADLGEAGFAAVEALLGRAADAGLVPQTSSSRATAWTS from the coding sequence GTGGCGCTCTCCCTGGCGATCTCCCCCTGCCCCAACGACACGTTCGTCTTCGACGCCCTCGTGCACGGCCGGGTGCCGGGCGCGCCGGCGGTCGAGGTGACCTACGCGGACGTCGACGTCACGAACACCGCCGCCGAGCGGGGCGCGTTCGACCTGGTGAAGGTCAGCTACGCGGCGCTGCCCTGGCTGCTCGACGACTACCACCTGCTGCCCTGCGGCGGCGCGCTGGGCCGGGGCTGCGGGCCGCTGGTGCTGACCCGTGGCGACCGGACCGACCTGTCCGGCGCGACGGTGGCGGTGCCCGGCGAGCGGACCACCGCGTACCTGCTGTTCCGCCTCTGGGCGGCCGACCAGGCACCGGCGCGGATCGAGGTGGTGCCGTTCCACGAGATCATGCCGGGCGTGGCCGCCGGCCGGTACGACGCGGGCCTGGTCATCCACGAGGCGCGCTTCACCTACCCGCGGCACGGGCTGACCGCCCTGGTCGACCTGGGCGAGTGGTGGGAGGGCGACACCGGGCTGCCGATCCCGCTCGGCGCGATCCTGGCCCGCCGGGGCGCCGTCGACCCGGTCGACGCCGCCGCATGGATCCGCGAGTCGGTACGCCAGGCGTGGGCCGACCCGGAGGCCAGCCGCGAGTACGTCCTTACGCACGCTCAGGAGATGGAGCCCGACGTGGTGGACCGGCACATCGGCCTCTACGTCAACGAGTTCACCGCCGACCTGGGAGAGGCCGGCTTCGCCGCCGTGGAGGCGCTGCTGGGCCGGGCCGCCGACGCCGGGCTCGTCCCTCAGACCTCCAGCTCGCGCGCCACCGCGTGGACCAGCTGA
- a CDS encoding TetR/AcrR family transcriptional regulator has translation MAEQTETVRRTPLTRDRVLRTAVVLADRTGIESLSMRNLAQDLGVVPMALYKHVANKDELLDGMIDIVVAEIDPPAAGDWKQSIRRRILSARQMLLRHPWASLAIESRTTPTPAVLAYLDSTVGALRAGGFSTDLAHHVMHALGSRVLGFSQELFDTSRQAGRSGATSADPPADLPPEAAARFPHLAAIATAASHDDDSVVGPGCDDQFEFEFALDLLLDGIERLHRNGWTSHRTG, from the coding sequence ATGGCGGAGCAGACGGAGACGGTGCGCCGGACACCCCTGACCAGGGATCGCGTCCTGCGTACCGCAGTCGTGCTCGCCGACCGGACCGGCATCGAGTCGCTGAGCATGCGCAACCTCGCGCAGGACCTGGGCGTCGTGCCGATGGCCCTCTACAAGCACGTGGCGAACAAGGACGAACTGCTCGACGGCATGATCGACATCGTCGTCGCGGAGATCGACCCGCCGGCGGCCGGCGACTGGAAGCAGTCGATCCGCCGGCGCATCCTGTCGGCGCGGCAGATGCTGCTCCGCCACCCGTGGGCGTCGCTGGCGATCGAGTCCCGGACCACGCCCACGCCGGCCGTCCTCGCGTACCTCGACTCGACAGTGGGCGCGCTGCGGGCGGGCGGGTTCTCCACCGACCTGGCCCACCACGTCATGCACGCGCTGGGCAGCCGCGTGCTGGGCTTCAGCCAGGAGCTGTTCGACACCTCCCGGCAGGCGGGCCGGTCCGGCGCGACGAGCGCCGACCCGCCGGCGGACCTGCCGCCGGAGGCGGCCGCCCGGTTCCCGCACCTCGCGGCCATCGCCACCGCCGCGTCCCACGACGACGACTCGGTGGTCGGCCCGGGCTGCGACGACCAGTTCGAGTTCGAATTCGCGCTGGACCTGCTGCTCGACGGCATCGAGCGGCTGCACCGGAACGGCTGGACGTCACACCGGACGGGGTGA
- a CDS encoding NAD(P)-dependent alcohol dehydrogenase — MKAIVQERYGPPETLVLADVETPAPGPGDVLVRVEAAALNAYDWHVMRGDPRLSRLALGLARPRARIRGRDFAGRVEAVGAQVRQVRPGDTVFGDLGEADGAFAEYVCVPEHLVAPRPANLTAAQAAALPLAGVTALQGLRDAGQVRPGHRVLINGASGGVGTLAVQLAKALGATVTGVCRTRNVALVRSLGADHVVDYTRDDFTRDGRRHDVVFDLVGNRPLTALRRALTPDGTLVLSGGGVYRGGSLLGPIGLLARGRLLAPVVRQRVVVLATSPGRAHLDVLREHAEAGRLTPVVDRTHPLREVPEAVRYLETEHARAKVVITI; from the coding sequence ATGAAGGCGATCGTCCAGGAGCGGTACGGCCCCCCGGAGACACTCGTGCTCGCCGACGTCGAGACGCCCGCGCCCGGCCCCGGCGACGTCCTCGTCCGGGTCGAGGCCGCCGCGTTGAACGCGTACGACTGGCACGTCATGCGCGGCGACCCCCGGCTGTCGCGGCTGGCGCTCGGCCTCGCGCGGCCCCGCGCCCGCATCCGTGGCCGGGACTTCGCCGGCCGGGTCGAGGCCGTCGGCGCCCAGGTGCGGCAGGTACGCCCCGGCGACACCGTCTTCGGTGACCTCGGCGAGGCCGACGGCGCGTTCGCCGAGTACGTGTGCGTGCCCGAGCACCTGGTCGCGCCGCGGCCGGCGAACCTGACGGCGGCGCAGGCGGCAGCACTGCCGCTGGCGGGGGTCACCGCGCTCCAGGGCCTGCGCGACGCCGGGCAGGTCCGGCCCGGCCACCGCGTCCTGATCAACGGGGCCTCCGGCGGCGTCGGCACGCTCGCCGTCCAGTTGGCGAAGGCACTCGGCGCGACTGTGACAGGCGTGTGCCGCACCCGCAACGTCGCGCTGGTCCGTTCCCTGGGCGCCGACCACGTGGTCGACTACACCCGCGACGACTTCACCCGCGACGGGCGCCGCCACGACGTGGTGTTCGACCTGGTCGGCAACCGCCCCCTGACCGCGTTGCGGCGGGCGCTCACGCCGGACGGGACGCTCGTGCTCTCCGGTGGCGGCGTCTACCGGGGCGGCAGCCTGCTCGGCCCGATCGGGCTGCTGGCGCGCGGACGGCTGCTCGCGCCGGTCGTCAGGCAGCGCGTCGTCGTCCTCGCCACGTCACCCGGCCGGGCCCACCTCGACGTGCTGCGCGAGCACGCCGAGGCGGGCCGGCTCACGCCTGTGGTCGACCGGACGCATCCGCTGCGCGAGGTGCCCGAGGCCGTCCGCTACCTCGAAACCGAGCACGCGCGAGCCAAGGTCGTCATCACGATCTGA